From the genome of Bombus vancouverensis nearcticus chromosome 4, iyBomVanc1_principal, whole genome shotgun sequence:
GTATTTACGTTGccgattatacatatatatatttatattaacaatttgctgaattttttaggaaaattattttgtcaatatttaaaataaaatatattttcaataaaaaatatttctacatatTTCGATTAGAGTGTATTAGAAATATAGTAAACATTTATATTCAATACCCAACAAAGATTGCTATGTTCCAATAGAATTAAAAACTTATTATAGTCACCGcttttaatttttacaattatcTACGAAGtcttatacaaaattattacattataaaatattatgtttgcAATACTTACTTAGTAAAATATAAACTTTGAATATTTCTCAATATTTCATTTccgataaataaattataatgcaTAAAATGGCCTGCCATCAATTTAGATTGATGCCACGGAACAGGCGCCCGTATGATTAAAATTGGATGTTCCTGGCGCAAAGGTTTtataagaaattgtttataagtATCGATAATTTCTAATTGTAATTCCATTATTAGTTCATCAAAActacaaataaaaatttttcttctaaaattGTTGTTATGTATGAAAACGGACATAGTAATTAGAAATTGTATAAACCAACTCTTCTAATTTCCGCAATCTATCAGAAATACGTTCTTTTGCTGCTTCAAGGTGAGTATtatcataataatttaaatcGCTGTCACTCATACaatagtttttaaaatatattggtTTGCTATGAATCTTTCCCTTAATAAGTTCCTCAGGTTTCTTATTACTTTCGTTCAATATATCGTCTATTTTCTCTTCTAATGATTTCGGGATTTCAGCTTCAGTTATTTGAAACATCtgtaaatttaatttgataatattaACTAAGTATTACTAAATACTAATTAAATGCAGTATTTTCAAAACTCCTTGCCTAATCATGttgattattaaaaaaagtatCCTATCATAGAACCAAGAacaacaaaaaattaatttaaggtTTTCCTTACTAATTATTGAGATAAAAAATCAGTGATAATGTCGCTGTGACTCAGCAAAGTTTTCTACACGAACTCAGAACAATTCGATTGGCACTGTAAACCTCAAATTTTACCAACGACACATAACCGCAATTTACTTGTACAACTcttaaagaagaaaattatatttggtGTCCTAAATGATACTGTGGCAActtgtaaaaaatattgtaGATTAAACATTAAATGCATAATCATACCATggaattttcaagaaaattaatGTCTTTTTGAACCCTCCAGTTTATTTAAACTCTTTTTGAACTTTGAATAGATCATGTAGGTAATAGACGGAAGGTGCGAGATCGGAATTATACAGAGGATGAGTCAATATCTCAAACTTGAATTTAAGGAACCGTCGATTTACAAGATTAAACGAAAGATATTACATGCGTGATTTAATGTTCAGAGCAAGTATTTTCATATTCATAGAAAATAAGAAGATTGTGTATATCGAAAAAGTTGTCTAtgctgaaataaaatttaaagctGCATTACGGATAATTATTGATTCACCTTCATATGAAACACGAACACACGTCGTGGCGAAGATGCTCTACCCCATACACAGAATTTCAATCGACGGAAATTCAAACCTTACAATTgacataataaataaaattatgtgtACTTGCTACTATGTTTAAAATATTCTTGTGTGTAGACTTTtgcaatttaatttatatattaataaaaattaacaatatgtTACCTTTTCTTCTGTTAACATTTTGTTTTCTTGCTttcctgtttttaatattttattcttacatcttttatttgttttaatatGCTCTTTTTGGATTGTTTTCCACAACCATGTACCATCTGCTAAATCTTTCAAGCTAATCATATTATTTGATAAAGGCTTTACAAACTGTGGTGATGTTTCTTTTTgcacatttttatatttttttatatattctgcTGATGAGTTAGTAAACTTCTATccagaaataaagaaattatgttgtaaattaaattatgtTCCAAAATTGTTTGCATGATATGTTATTAATGTAAACATGTTCATATAGTTAATTGAATGTATAGTGTAATTCTACccataaaaaattatgtaaCCTTAGTTTTTAATTGTCTATGACACAAATGCAAATTTGTAAATGCAAATTTACAATCTCATACTAAATTTCATTAtcacattttaatatttcattaatatcacttcattttaaaaatttaattttaggaAACTTTATCACTAATATGAACATAAAGTAAATACAAGAATTTATCCTAAATATACTTTCAATTATgcacaaatattaaatataccacatacatataaataaaaattatatatatatatatataatatactgcAGTCTTAATAatgtaaaattacaaaaaaataattcataattATAGTAAAATTATGACATTTATCTATGGTTATATATTGTTTCTCATATGTAAATCTTAATAGAAAATACATAATTATTGTTTTTTGAATGTATTACCttcatttaaacaattatatgTTAGATGTGTTCACTATCTTGAAGAAGttattttaattgtaaataGAAGGGTAACTATGGTAACCATAAAGAGTTAATACTCATTAAATCTACCATTATATACATAATGAGTATCAAAATTActttagaataaataaataaaatgtgatACAAAAGCAAAATAAGTGTAGATTCACCATTAGTATGAGGTACTGGagtgtaaaagaaaataaagaaccTGGAAACACTCGAAGCCTGTAAAATCTTAACCAATTAGAGGTAGGATAGTTGATAAGGCAACTGGAGAACAAGGTAATAGAAACTAATTTCTCTGATAACATAGTTTAAAGATACTGTAAGgcattttgtaaatgatatggaTGTCCCTTATACTTATTAGGGGAAAGGGTACAAAAAGCAAATAAAATGTAGTAAAtaggtaaataaaattaaaaaattatataccaTTTGAATTAGTCTAAGTAAAAAAGCATACTACAATTTTATTGTACATAAAATAACCCCAACAAAGGTAAACTTAAAGATATTTAGAGTTgtaaatacaacgatatcatttatttaacatgataaaattaaaagattaaaattacaaaatatttaaggGAAAAGTTCACGCATAAAAGATAGATAGGTtaacaatatttattaaatttaatcaatTGAAACATAGTATAtgctaattaataataattcaaatttagatattaaaaatattaatttttgtccCTTATTCTGGATGTTTAATATTTTCAACACTTGTTTTTAATACGATACAAATATTCTTGTGCTTATATTCTTCCTGTCTTTTACTTGCTACACATGacaaaatgaaagataaaatagctttaaaactatttttaatttgtacaCTGAATATTCCTAATaatcaatataataataatcaatatatagaaatatgcatttctatttaaaaaaagatacaTTTGTAGATAACACTTATGAAAAAAGTAATGTAAAACATTAAACCTTCTTACATTTTTTTGTACTGTTTTTGTACAAAAGTTTGTACTACTACaaacaaatattttgtaaatttgagGGATGCCATACTAACTAGGTTATGTTTACATCAATCATTGTTGCCACATCTGTTATATTTGTGTTTAGCATCAATTAACTAAGTCAACTGTAGCTCATTATAATCACATGGATTATCGTCAGCATCCATAACCTCACAAGCATATTGTAGTTCATATaatattatacgtatttataaTAAACAGTCGTTTATTGACTCAAAGATAGTACCGTCAATCGCGTCGCGGATTATACACTCTCATTTTCATTTTACACATGTACGTATATAAACACGAGTCTCCGTTTACACAGGAACAAGATATTAGATTTTGATGATTAaatcatacatatgtatgtaagtaCGTACtttcatacatatatgtatatatgttcacttatattatattctttttttttaattaaaatgttgagaattataataaataatcctattttTAATCATAAGAACATATAAATTCATGTAACATATTTTTTTACTACGTAAATTTTATTGTAATCCATTGTCAcattttgatattaaaatttatatctcCACCATAACTAATAATAAACGGTTATTCACATATAATCGATAGCAAGTGGTGCCCCCTTAGCTGTCACAGATAGTTCAATGATAGAAGTAGATATTCCAAGAATTGTTCACTGTTATCTACCTCCAACTTGCTTTAGAAGTACCAGTGTAACAATAAAAGTGAGTGAAATAAAGTGAAACGTTATTTAAATTCTACTTTATATTACTCGCAATACAAAATTAgtttacaatttacaatctGAAATTATATATGAATCAACTATTTTGTGATATCATTAAATaataaagagtatgtttatacaAGTAATGAGAATGTTAAGACTGTTGAACCACCAAATTTATGACACAGTTTTATAATCGTGGTTTTGAGTATTTGAcacataataataatttcagaatataattaaaaaagaagaccTTGACACAGAATTATATGCTTCTGCTGCCTGGGCACAAATagtattttcttcctttttgtaGTTACAATTGATGTACATATTACAAAATCTAtcacataaataatatataaagtaatcatatacgtacgtatatatatatatatatacgtatatatatatatgtacgtatatatatatatatgtatgtatgtatgtatgtatgtatgtatgtatgtatatattgtacaACAATTATGCATGAATGAGTCATAATTTTGAATCTCTGTTAAATCtgattacatatattatatcgaTAGAAAACGTATCTCATAATAAATAAAGGGTACCAATTTTGTAATTATGTCATCGCCActtaaaggaaaattattatctaACGATAAATTAATAGATGAAGGGTTTCAGAAGCACAAAACAGATGATAAAGAGTTAATCAAACCAATCGTTGAAAAAGCATCGACTTCTAtgcaaaaagaagaaactacagtcGCAACACGTTTAGAAATTATTCGGAAATTAGAAGAAGGTGTCACAATTGGTAAACTTGTTGCGCAGTATGGTCTTCACAAAAGGACTATAGaacgatataaaaagaatatcttATCACttcgaaaaatttcaaaaaatccaAGACGTTTGGTTATGAAAAGAACTCGTGCATCTTTACACGAAGATACAAATGTTCGATTACTTGAATGGATTTTAGAACGACAAATGAAAGGAGATATCCTTCGCGACAGCATGCTGCAAACCAAAGCGATGGAATTGCATGAACAATTTGGATGTTCGACACCTTTTACGGCTAGTCGAGGTTGGCTGTGGCGTTTTAAAAAAAGATACAATATAAGCGGTTTCGGTTGCCAAGGAAAAGCAAATGAGATAACACAATTGACAACAGAAAcattaacaaaaatattaaatgagGAAAATATCAAtagagaaaatatatataatatatatgaaacaacctTAATGTGGAGAATTCTCCCACAAGAAGTCTCGTCGAATGAAGAAGAATCGTcgcaaaatgaaaaaataaaaaaagataacaTCATAATAGCATTTTGTGTCAATGCTACGGGAACGCACAAATTACCGCCATTGTTTGTTACTAAATATGTGATTCCACAATCTTTAAAGCATAGTAGACATATGTTACCTATAGTATATAGAAGTCAAAATAGTAGTTTTATTGACGAAACAATTTTCACTGATTGGTATGCCAATCATTTTAAACCCAATGTAAAGCAGCGTCAACAGCAGGAACATTGTATAGAGAAAGTGTTGTTATTCGTTGAaaattttaaatgtgatatatCTCTTAAAAAAGAACACCAAGATTCtcatttcaaaataataatttttccatcTAATACACCTTCGACCATTCAAATAATGGATGAGGGTATAATtgcaaattttaaaaaattatttcggGAGAAATTGCATTATCGTCAAATACGTCAACATGATAATGAAGTAAAGAAGTTCTATACCAATTACGATATAAAAGAATGCATTGATTTAATTAGTGAAACATGGGACGAAATAATAGTGACCGACATTGTACATTCTTGGAGGAGACTTTTAGGTAAGCAAAATACTCAAATTATTATCAAAGAAGAAGTCGAATACCTCGAAGAAGCCCAAGACTTCGAAGAAAATGTTGTTTCTGACAAAATATTGGAGTCAGTTGTAAAATGTGAGGAAGAAGAATCGACTATTACaacaaaggaagaaatcgaTCGCATGTTCCGTAGTTTGGAAATTTGGACTAAAACACAGCCTGATTTCATTAAATCGCATGCAGAAGTTTTAATACATTACCATAatcaacaataatattttatataataagataaaagaTTTCTGATTGAAGTTTCAAATGTTTTTGTGTATCATTTCTTGTCTTCAATTGTATCATTCgttcttttatattttgtactagaataattacataaataggatgaataaaaattttgaataaaaaattcgtGTGTACTATATGCTTATATCTTTTAGTAGTTACTTTGTTGATTATTAGCTATCAATGTAatcaaaatgattaaaaattcatttcttaatttttcataGTAGTATAGTTTTACAATAGTGTATTTTTGGAGATTTGagtatctttttttttgtaaaatatatacatgAATGCTTGTCTTTTGctttgtattatattgtatattttgttgtatatcttttatttccatataccttaaatgcttaaaaatatttttataaaagttaaaataatcagaaagaaatttaattaaatttgatgtagacatttattatatgtaacactaaaaattaatgtattatatattaccTAATAATTACTATAAAGTCAATTGAAGCATTCAAtgtatgttaataaataaattttaaaattcttaatttataatttaattcttaatttataatttaattcttaatttaatttttaattcttaatttatttctaaattcttaatttataattgttaattaataaaaataacaggAAGTATGAAGTaatgtaaaaaattgtttattaatattgctttcaAGAACTTAAactcaataaatataaatattaaattttacatgTTTTAGCATAGTtgtgttttttaattttatccaaagagatttataaaaatttttattttttaaaatctaAAATTTTGGATACtgcataaaaatatcaaaataaatcattaactTTAGTATTGGTTATTGTAATACTCTTTGTTATAGTATTGTTATGTTATGTAAGTAATATACTATAAATGTTGCAATGACTTAGAATCAGCACATGACTGTCAGTCAGTGCAATATATGATTTGCattcttctttttatcttgCAAAAACCTAAAAGTATTAAAATTATATgttacaaagtgtaaaaaatgtaccaaaagtaatatattataaatcaaaatattaccatgtaaaattaataaataagtacAATGAAGTACACCATTTCAACATGTGTTATATCCAACACCATCCTGATCAAAGGTTGCAAAAAGTCCGACTAGAGttagatatataataatattacctGATAAAGTCAAGTAACAAGCGCCCCATTGTATCTGAAAATGCATAATGGAAATATACATCACTTATATCAGTGAATTGTTTTATCTaatctaatataataataatataatacaatagtaCAATAATCAGATTAAAAAATATGCATATATGACTATACCACTGGTTCATCGATTGGAGACCGAGCTAAGACAATAGGAAGAGCAAATGATGATACAACGAAACCTGTAGTAATGAATACTGCTAACTCCAAACATGGATTAGGATTATTGTCAAAATCATTTGTATAACGACGTGCAATTATAGTTGGAATTGGTGCTAATATGTAAAATAGTATGACAAAAAGTGGCCACCATACTCTGAaaacaatatattataaaatctaatacacattttgatattgtaatttatatttgtagtgTTAAAGCACTATATAAATAgcattaaatacaaaataaataattatatattaatagtaatacttacttatatacAGGTAAAGCACAACCTAGTATAACAAATGTCATACCAATAGAGCCACCAAATGCCAAAAGTACTAATCTATAAAACGATTTTTGGTTATAAATCGTCttaaaaaattttgtataaattatattttaaaatacttaCGCTGTTTAATAGTGAAGGCCATTATTAGCATGGAACAAACCAAgggaaatttatataaattattatacataaaaaagatatgtaacttttataaattatcatagTTGTCAAATTTGTCCAATGAAAAACTATATCATATTTTATGATTTGAAATAATATGATTAATGatctaattataaaataattcatgcaagatatacatataaacaTAAAATGTGAAAAACAAAAGAACCTATATAATTTATACTAATGAATCTTTTTGGTTTCTTCATtttaagaatataatttataatttgaaataatacattttatacCTCTAAAAATTTGTATGTAAACATTTAAAAGACTTATATCTGTTTCATAAATGTTTAACATAcaaaacaaatattaattaataaatctgACCACACAAAAATgtttagaatatttaaaaatgattataataagaaaatatagttagtaaaatgaaatacagtaaacttgtattatataaaaataaaatagtatgtatatatatgtttataaaataaattaataaacatgCGTTAGTTACATATAAAAATTTGACAGCAATGACAATAACAGTAGTAAGGTTATGTTTAGACGTATCATTTTTAATTCAGCTTTTTCATTAAACTTCCATCGGCaatatcatattttttaattttatgataaAAGCTTATGTATTTATGCAATTAAATATATATGCCGAATAACCTTTAATTCCAGCCATTATAGACCGATTTGACAAGTAAGAAGTATGTACTTATATTTATCGTATTTTCACTTTGAGAATGTCGTGACGTAAGCCATCTAAAGCCTAACATACTTTTAAAACTAGACACATGCTAGTAGATTATCTAATGAATACAgtgtaaatttaaaaaagaaggagaagtctttttttacgaatatctacatttaatacaaatattacaATCCATTTAGTACTTCAAACTATATCTTGAGTTAATAAATATCTAGTAATACTTATATATTcagaaatttagaaaaaaaatgaaaaatatttataggaTGCTATAAAGTACAAAATTTTACGTATTAAATTGACGAAAGTAACAGTGCTCAATAATTTGTTTATACTAATATATATTTTGCGTATCTGAAATTGAATAgtgatttatattaaaatttcttagaatgtctgtagtaaaatataattaattaaataatcaaaattaaGAACTGAAAATTACGATAAGTAACGATAGTTTAAAGACTCCGTAGCCaataagatattttaaaatggcaAATCTATTTGTCTATTGTAAATTTGCCTTCAGCTTTTGCTTCAACAATAGGGGAGTCCAATGCAAGCCATGAAAGTTCAAATGAGAATGTTCATTGGATCGGCTATAGGTGTAGCTGACTTGTACGTGTGCGATATCAAGTTCTCCTCATTACGTGTGCATTTTCTTTTGCGTTGAAATCAACAGAATAATGGGCGAACCAAAAAGGTAAGacattttaacaaaaaaaaaactctttaataaaataatatttgtaatgatataattttaataCTTCAATGTTCAAACATAAAGTATACAAATAAATTGTATCCATGCTTCCAATTTTACGTTGTCATCATG
Proteins encoded in this window:
- the LOC117161420 gene encoding leptin receptor overlapping transcript-like 1 isoform X2 yields the protein MIRLNITLLLLLSLLSNFYILVLLAFGGSIGMTFVILGCALPVYKVWWPLFVILFYILAPIPTIIARRYTNDFDNNPNPCLELAVFITTGFVVSSFALPIVLARSPIDEPVIQWGACYLTLSGNIIIYLTLVGLFATFDQDGVGYNTC
- the LOC117161420 gene encoding leptin receptor overlapping transcript-like 1 isoform X1; the encoded protein is MTFVILGCALPVYKVWWPLFVILFYILAPIPTIIARRYTNDFDNNPNPCLELAVFITTGFVVSSFALPIVLARSPIDEPVIQWGACYLTLSGNIIIYLTLVGLFATFDQDGVGYNTC